The Streptomyces aurantiacus genome includes a region encoding these proteins:
- a CDS encoding MFS transporter, which translates to MATTTPAGVRGSHAKHGGAASDGAPMTHRQIMEALSGLLLGMFVAILSSTIVTNALPEIIGDLGGGQSAYTWVVTAALLSMTAATPLWGKLADLYSKKALVQMALVIYVLGSAAAGLSQNPGMLIACRVVQGIGVGGLSALAQIVMAAMISPRERGRYSGYLGATFAVATVGGPLLGGVITDTSWLGWRWCFYVGVPFAVIALIVLQKTLHLPVVKRDVKVDWGGAFLISAAVSLLLVWVTFAGDKYEWLSWQTYAMVGGSIALGLLFVLVESKAREPIIPLRLFRNRTITLSSVASLFVGVAMFAGTVFFSQYFQLARDKSPTMSGVMTIPMIGGLFISSTVSGQIITKTGKWKAWLVSGGVLITAGLGLLGTIRYDTDYWRVAVFMALLGLGIGMMMQNLVLSTQNQVAPEDLGAASSTVTFFRSLGGAIGVSALGAVMANRITDYAKDGIAGLDPKYAAAAADSSSGSSIPDMDKLPAPLRTVMESAYGHGIADVFLIAAVLALLALLVTLFIKEVPLRTSGGLAQAAEAQAEVTAVAEATPAAADVFPAEADERVPSWAVADTGAGEGTAPGPEGTQRLSAVATLAAGTDRGTVSGSGGIPVHGFVRGAESAPVPRAAVTLISLAGRQLGRSVAQADGAYAVDAPGTGSYVLIASADGFQPQASTVVVNGEPLAYDILLSGTSGLSGAVRAADGGRPVVGAMVIVTDVRGDVLATGTTGEQGEFAFAELVPGAVTVAVNAAGHRPRALPVEVGGAGVTRIDVELTSGAQLRGVVRAPAGPLGDARVTLVDAAGNVVGSATTGSDGAYAFADLDSGEYTVIATGYPPVATALTVSGGGVDGHDIELAHPGE; encoded by the coding sequence CACGCCAAGCACGGAGGCGCCGCCTCCGACGGCGCTCCGATGACGCACCGGCAGATCATGGAGGCCCTCTCCGGGCTGCTGCTCGGCATGTTCGTCGCGATCCTGTCGTCGACGATCGTCACCAACGCCCTGCCCGAGATCATCGGCGACCTGGGCGGCGGCCAGTCCGCCTACACCTGGGTCGTCACCGCCGCGCTGCTGTCGATGACCGCGGCCACGCCCCTGTGGGGCAAGCTCGCGGATCTCTACAGCAAGAAGGCGCTCGTCCAGATGGCGCTCGTCATCTACGTCCTGGGATCGGCCGCCGCGGGCCTGTCGCAGAACCCCGGCATGCTGATCGCCTGCCGCGTGGTCCAGGGCATCGGCGTCGGCGGTCTGTCCGCCCTCGCGCAGATCGTCATGGCGGCGATGATCTCCCCGCGTGAGCGCGGCCGGTACTCCGGCTACCTCGGGGCCACGTTCGCGGTCGCGACCGTCGGCGGTCCGCTGCTCGGCGGTGTCATCACCGACACCAGCTGGCTCGGCTGGCGCTGGTGCTTCTACGTCGGTGTGCCCTTCGCGGTCATCGCGCTGATCGTCCTGCAGAAGACCCTGCACCTGCCCGTCGTGAAGCGGGACGTGAAGGTCGACTGGGGCGGCGCGTTCCTCATCTCCGCCGCGGTCTCGCTGCTGCTCGTCTGGGTCACCTTCGCGGGCGACAAGTACGAGTGGCTGTCGTGGCAGACGTACGCCATGGTCGGTGGCTCGATCGCGCTCGGACTGCTGTTCGTGCTCGTCGAGTCGAAGGCCAGGGAGCCGATCATCCCGCTGCGGCTCTTCCGCAACCGGACCATCACCCTCTCCTCCGTCGCCTCGCTCTTCGTCGGTGTCGCGATGTTCGCGGGCACGGTCTTCTTCAGCCAGTACTTCCAGCTGGCGCGGGACAAGTCCCCGACCATGTCGGGAGTCATGACGATCCCCATGATCGGTGGCCTGTTCATCTCCTCCACCGTCTCCGGGCAGATCATCACCAAGACCGGCAAGTGGAAGGCCTGGCTGGTCAGCGGCGGTGTCCTGATCACCGCGGGCCTCGGTCTGCTGGGCACCATCCGGTACGACACGGACTACTGGCGGGTCGCCGTCTTCATGGCGCTGCTGGGTCTCGGCATCGGCATGATGATGCAGAACCTGGTGCTGTCCACGCAGAACCAGGTGGCCCCGGAGGACCTCGGCGCGGCCAGCTCCACGGTGACCTTCTTCCGCTCCCTCGGCGGCGCGATCGGCGTCTCCGCGCTGGGCGCGGTGATGGCCAACCGGATCACCGACTACGCCAAGGACGGCATCGCCGGGCTCGACCCCAAGTACGCGGCCGCGGCAGCCGACTCGAGCTCCGGCAGCAGCATCCCGGACATGGACAAGCTGCCCGCCCCGCTGCGCACGGTCATGGAGAGCGCGTACGGCCACGGCATCGCGGACGTCTTCCTGATCGCGGCGGTCCTGGCGCTGCTCGCCCTCCTCGTCACGCTGTTCATCAAGGAGGTCCCGCTGCGTACGTCGGGCGGGCTGGCGCAGGCCGCCGAGGCCCAGGCGGAGGTCACGGCCGTCGCCGAGGCCACCCCGGCGGCTGCGGACGTCTTCCCGGCCGAGGCCGACGAACGCGTCCCGAGCTGGGCCGTCGCGGACACCGGCGCCGGTGAGGGCACCGCCCCCGGGCCCGAGGGCACCCAGCGGCTCTCGGCGGTGGCCACCCTGGCGGCCGGCACCGACCGGGGCACGGTGTCCGGCTCCGGCGGCATCCCGGTCCACGGTTTCGTCCGTGGCGCCGAGAGCGCGCCCGTGCCCCGGGCCGCCGTCACGCTGATCTCCCTCGCGGGCCGTCAGCTGGGCCGCTCGGTCGCACAGGCCGACGGCGCCTACGCGGTGGACGCGCCCGGCACGGGTTCGTACGTGCTGATCGCCTCCGCGGACGGGTTCCAGCCGCAGGCCTCGACGGTCGTCGTGAACGGTGAGCCGCTCGCGTACGACATCCTGCTGAGCGGCACGAGCGGGCTCTCCGGTGCGGTGCGGGCCGCCGACGGCGGGCGGCCGGTCGTGGGCGCCATGGTCATCGTGACCGATGTGCGCGGCGACGTGCTGGCCACCGGGACCACCGGTGAGCAGGGCGAGTTCGCCTTCGCCGAGCTGGTGCCGGGTGCCGTGACCGTCGCGGTGAACGCCGCCGGACACCGCCCCCGTGCCCTGCCCGTCGAGGTCGGCGGCGCCGGCGTCACCCGGATCGACGTCGAGCTGACCTCCGGCGCACAGCTCCGCGGCGTCGTGCGGGCACCCGCCGGTCCGCTGGGCGACGCCCGGGTCACGCTCGTCGACGCGGCGGGCAACGTGGTCGGCAGCGCCACCACCGGGTCGGACGGGGCGTACGCCTTCGCCGACCTGGACAGCGGGGAGTACACGGTCATCGCGACCGGCTACCCGCCGGTGGCCACGGCACTGACCGTCAGCGGCGGCGGTGTGGACGGCCACGACATCGAACTCGCCCACCCCGGCGAGTAG
- a CDS encoding YceI family protein: MGLTARIRTRDGWAVSHAVVTVTDMTGTQVVRAEADEEGAVRDAVALAPGAYTVIVTAVGYAPAASSAIVTASGRAEIGTVTLARQGGTELPPPGTWTVDPAHSSVGAVARHLGISSVHGRFTQFAASIEIAPDEVAKSRVEAVIRADSIDTGNAMRDGHLKSPDFLDVERHPEITYVSKGVTPAAGADRWTVHGELTMHGVVRPVDLALAYLGTGADPWGGTRAAFRASTELRREDFAMNYNQVVQAGIAAIGTTLKVELDIQAVQGETLPQA, from the coding sequence ATGGGACTGACCGCGCGGATCCGTACGCGGGACGGCTGGGCCGTGTCGCACGCGGTCGTCACGGTGACCGACATGACGGGCACCCAGGTGGTGCGCGCCGAGGCGGACGAGGAGGGCGCCGTACGGGACGCGGTCGCCCTGGCGCCCGGCGCGTACACCGTGATCGTCACGGCCGTCGGGTACGCGCCCGCCGCGTCGAGCGCCATCGTCACCGCGAGCGGCCGGGCAGAGATCGGCACCGTGACCCTCGCCCGGCAGGGCGGCACGGAGCTGCCCCCGCCCGGCACCTGGACCGTGGACCCGGCCCACTCCTCCGTGGGCGCAGTCGCCCGGCACCTGGGGATCTCCAGCGTGCACGGCCGGTTCACGCAGTTCGCCGCATCGATCGAGATCGCCCCCGACGAGGTCGCCAAGTCCCGCGTGGAGGCGGTGATCCGGGCCGACTCGATCGACACGGGCAACGCCATGCGTGACGGCCACCTGAAGTCGCCGGACTTCCTGGACGTCGAGCGCCACCCGGAGATCACGTACGTCTCGAAGGGCGTGACCCCGGCCGCCGGCGCCGACCGCTGGACGGTCCACGGCGAGCTGACCATGCACGGGGTCGTCCGCCCGGTCGACCTGGCGCTGGCCTACCTGGGCACGGGCGCCGATCCCTGGGGCGGGACCCGGGCGGCCTTCCGCGCCAGCACGGAGCTGCGCCGGGAGGACTTCGCCATGAACTACAACCAGGTCGTGCAGGCGGGCATCGCGGCCATCGGCACGACGCTGAAGGTCGAGCTGGACATCCAGGCCGTGCAGGGGGAGACACTCCCGCAGGCGTAG
- a CDS encoding PPOX class F420-dependent oxidoreductase has protein sequence MAPNIATNTSVSLDELLDFVRPRHRAVLLTRRADGSPQGSPLTCGVDDSGRIVVSTYPERAKTRNAKRDDRVSLIVLSDEWNGPWVQVDGTAEVIDSPESVEPLVEYFRNISGEHPDWDEYRAAMLKQGKSIIRITPAKWGPVATGGFPAGLTPQE, from the coding sequence ATGGCACCGAACATCGCGACGAACACCTCTGTTTCGCTGGACGAGTTGCTGGACTTCGTACGGCCCCGGCACCGCGCCGTGCTGCTGACCCGCAGGGCGGACGGAAGCCCGCAGGGGTCGCCGCTGACCTGTGGAGTGGACGACTCGGGCCGCATCGTCGTCTCCACCTATCCGGAGCGCGCCAAGACCCGCAACGCCAAGCGCGACGACCGGGTCAGCCTCATCGTCCTGAGCGACGAGTGGAACGGCCCCTGGGTGCAGGTCGACGGCACGGCCGAGGTGATCGACTCCCCCGAGTCGGTCGAGCCGCTGGTCGAGTACTTCCGGAACATCTCGGGTGAGCACCCGGACTGGGACGAGTACCGGGCGGCGATGCTCAAGCAGGGCAAGTCGATCATCAGGATCACCCCGGCGAAGTGGGGTCCGGTCGCGACGGGCGGCTTCCCGGCAGGGCTCACCCCGCAGGAGTAG
- a CDS encoding TetR/AcrR family transcriptional regulator, with translation MVRAADRAERPARTSVWLDGKAPRGGARGGQPSSLDRDRITEVTVRLLDAEGLARFSMRRLAAELNVTAMSVYWYVDTKDDLLELALDAIHGELELPDPDSGEDWRDQLRSIASGYRALLVRHPWASPLAGTFLNIGPRAVAFSRTVQRVIRRTGLPTHRLTGAISAVFQFVYGFGTIEGHFTVRSAEAGMSPDEFFQQSLSTLREAPELDDVFQESKEIMRARGGSTVEEMYERDFHFALDLVITGIETTVLRGEG, from the coding sequence ATGGTGAGGGCAGCCGACCGGGCCGAGCGCCCGGCGCGGACCAGTGTCTGGTTGGACGGCAAGGCCCCGCGCGGCGGCGCCCGGGGCGGCCAGCCGTCCTCGCTCGACCGGGACCGGATCACCGAGGTCACGGTGCGGCTCCTCGACGCGGAGGGACTGGCCAGATTCTCCATGCGGCGGCTGGCCGCCGAGCTGAACGTGACCGCGATGTCCGTCTACTGGTACGTGGACACCAAGGACGATCTTCTCGAACTCGCGCTGGACGCGATCCACGGCGAACTGGAGCTGCCCGATCCGGACTCCGGCGAGGACTGGCGGGACCAGCTCCGCTCGATCGCCTCCGGCTACCGTGCCCTGCTCGTACGGCACCCCTGGGCGTCGCCGCTCGCCGGGACGTTCCTCAACATCGGGCCCCGGGCGGTCGCCTTCTCGCGCACCGTGCAACGGGTGATCCGCAGAACGGGGCTGCCCACGCACCGGCTGACGGGGGCCATCTCCGCCGTCTTCCAGTTCGTGTACGGCTTCGGCACGATCGAGGGCCACTTCACGGTGCGCTCGGCCGAGGCGGGGATGAGCCCGGACGAGTTCTTCCAGCAGTCCCTGAGCACGCTCAGGGAGGCGCCCGAACTCGACGACGTGTTCCAGGAGTCCAAGGAGATCATGCGGGCCCGCGGGGGCAGCACCGTCGAGGAGATGTACGAGCGGGACTTCCACTTCGCCCTGGACCTGGTGATCACCGGTATCGAGACGACGGTGCTCCGCGGGGAGGGGTGA